One segment of Streptomyces sp. NBC_00576 DNA contains the following:
- a CDS encoding cation:proton antiporter regulatory subunit, with amino-acid sequence MSAPRLRATPLPGIGVQYDLVTREQRHLSVVAHRDGGRTVNLYRDDDPDSCAHSLRLTAPEAASLIDALSPSHHSSSLLSTTPLGLVAERVEVAAGSRWNGRVLGETRMRTETGASVVAVLRRAEAIPSPTPDFRLAGGDVIIVIGTREGVDAAAAILGRE; translated from the coding sequence GTGTCTGCGCCACGCCTGCGGGCGACTCCGCTGCCGGGTATAGGGGTTCAGTACGACCTCGTCACGCGTGAGCAACGGCATCTGTCGGTCGTGGCCCACCGCGACGGCGGCCGTACCGTGAACCTGTACCGGGACGACGATCCGGACTCGTGCGCCCATTCGCTGCGGCTGACCGCGCCCGAGGCCGCCTCCCTGATCGATGCGCTGAGTCCCTCGCACCACAGCTCCAGTCTGCTGTCCACCACGCCACTGGGGCTGGTGGCGGAGCGGGTGGAGGTGGCCGCCGGCTCGCGCTGGAACGGACGGGTGCTCGGGGAGACACGGATGCGGACGGAGACCGGCGCGTCCGTGGTCGCCGTGCTGCGGCGGGCCGAGGCGATCCCCTCTCCGACGCCTGACTTCCGGCTGGCCGGCGGGGACGTCATCATCGTGATCGGTACCCGCGAGGGCGTCGACGCCGCCGCGGCGATACTCGGACGGGAGTGA
- a CDS encoding DinB family protein encodes MSTTPDGRPIPPAHADERAMLSAWLDFHRATLALKCQGLDDHQLRRASAAPSEMTLLGLVQHLAEVERNWFQRVFAGLDVPVVHPEGKGDGFTLVPERGLDVALAVWRAEVARSRELVAAAGSLEESGRLSEAEAALAGTQGLSLRWIMVHMIEEYARHNGHADLLRELVDGATGA; translated from the coding sequence ATGTCGACTACACCGGACGGCCGCCCCATACCCCCCGCGCATGCCGACGAACGTGCCATGCTGAGTGCCTGGCTCGACTTTCACCGCGCCACACTCGCCCTCAAGTGCCAGGGCCTCGACGACCACCAGTTACGCCGCGCGTCGGCGGCACCCTCGGAGATGACCCTGCTCGGGCTCGTCCAGCATCTGGCCGAGGTCGAACGGAACTGGTTCCAGCGGGTGTTCGCGGGCCTCGACGTGCCCGTCGTCCACCCGGAGGGCAAGGGCGACGGTTTCACCCTCGTCCCCGAGCGCGGCCTCGACGTGGCACTGGCCGTCTGGCGGGCGGAGGTCGCGCGGAGCCGGGAACTGGTCGCCGCCGCCGGCTCACTGGAGGAGTCCGGACGCCTGTCGGAGGCGGAGGCGGCCCTGGCCGGCACCCAGGGACTCTCGCTGCGCTGGATCATGGTGCACATGATCGAGGAGTACGCCCGCCACAACGGCCACGCCGACCTCCTGCGTGAACTCGTCGACGGGGCCACGGGAGCCTGA
- a CDS encoding LLM class flavin-dependent oxidoreductase, producing MPNPADQPEQSQRPGPGSVLSATRFSVLDRSRTREGRPDAEALRDTVALAREAERLGFHRFWVSEHHGVPGVAGSAPTVLAAAVAAATRTIRVGTGGVMLPNHQPLVVAEQFGVLEALFPGRIDMGLGRSVGFTDGVRRALGRDKDVADDFSAQLDELLGWFDGTSPTGVHARPAEGIAVPPFVLAMGEGAAIAARAGLPMVIGDLRGRERMLRGIDTYRAGFRPSAWASEPYVVISGTVAVAATPEEARRLLVPEAWSMAYSRTHGTFPPLPPAERVESRTMTAKERGFYESGLVGQLAGTADEVAHGLETVVKETGAQEVLVTTSTYDRDALLDSYRRLAGLLRP from the coding sequence ATGCCGAACCCAGCAGATCAACCGGAGCAATCCCAGCGACCGGGGCCGGGGTCGGTGCTGTCCGCGACCCGGTTCTCCGTGCTCGACCGGTCCCGGACCCGGGAAGGGCGCCCGGATGCCGAGGCCCTGCGGGACACGGTCGCGTTGGCCCGGGAGGCGGAACGGCTCGGCTTCCACCGGTTCTGGGTGTCCGAGCACCACGGTGTGCCCGGGGTCGCCGGTTCCGCGCCCACCGTGCTGGCCGCCGCCGTGGCAGCCGCGACCCGTACGATCCGGGTCGGCACGGGCGGTGTGATGCTGCCGAATCACCAACCGCTGGTGGTGGCCGAGCAGTTCGGTGTCCTGGAGGCCCTGTTCCCGGGCCGGATCGACATGGGGCTCGGCCGCTCGGTCGGCTTCACGGACGGGGTACGCCGGGCGCTGGGCCGCGACAAGGACGTGGCCGACGACTTCTCGGCCCAGCTCGACGAACTGCTCGGCTGGTTCGACGGCACCTCCCCGACCGGGGTGCACGCCCGCCCCGCCGAGGGGATCGCCGTACCGCCCTTCGTGCTCGCCATGGGTGAGGGCGCCGCGATCGCCGCCCGGGCGGGCCTGCCGATGGTGATCGGCGACCTGCGCGGCCGTGAGCGGATGTTGCGCGGCATCGACACCTACCGTGCCGGTTTCCGGCCCTCGGCCTGGGCGAGCGAACCGTATGTCGTCATCTCGGGGACGGTCGCGGTGGCCGCCACCCCGGAGGAGGCCCGGCGGCTCCTCGTCCCCGAGGCCTGGTCGATGGCGTACTCGCGCACGCACGGCACCTTCCCGCCGCTGCCGCCCGCCGAACGGGTCGAGTCCCGCACGATGACCGCCAAGGAGCGCGGTTTCTACGAGTCGGGGCTCGTGGGCCAGCTCGCCGGTACGGCGGACGAGGTGGCCCACGGGCTGGAGACGGTCGTGAAGGAGACGGGCGCTCAGGAGGTCCTGGTGACGACCAGCACGTACGACCGGGATGCCCTGCTGGACTCGTACCGACGGCTGGCCGGCCTGCTGCGCCCCTGA
- a CDS encoding lysophospholipid acyltransferase family protein: MSVWLPSAPCTPRACVETTGSTTALPLAVLRLVTVLVVLLAGITLCPLGRRVPAGWVRCWARIIVRAAGVRLRVTGPTAPTGGLLLVANHISWLDIPLLAAVRPARMLAKAEIRKWPVAGALTASSGALFIERDRLRALPQTVAKIAGALREGTAVVAFPEGSTWCGKAQGHFRRAVFQAALDAGVPVQPVHLHYRLTGGAASTAPAFVGEDSLLTSVWRVVSARGLVAEVKVRDAIAPGSHPDRRALARAAQPPLRGAHQP; the protein is encoded by the coding sequence ATGAGCGTCTGGCTGCCCAGCGCGCCCTGCACCCCGAGGGCGTGCGTGGAGACGACGGGTTCCACGACGGCCCTGCCCCTGGCCGTGCTGCGCCTGGTGACCGTGCTGGTCGTCCTCCTCGCGGGGATCACGCTGTGCCCGCTCGGCAGGAGGGTCCCCGCCGGGTGGGTGCGGTGCTGGGCCCGCATCATCGTGCGAGCCGCGGGAGTCCGGCTCCGGGTGACCGGCCCCACCGCGCCCACCGGGGGCCTGCTGCTGGTCGCCAACCACATCTCGTGGCTGGACATCCCGCTGCTGGCCGCCGTACGACCGGCCAGGATGCTCGCCAAGGCCGAGATCCGGAAGTGGCCGGTGGCCGGCGCGCTGACCGCGAGCAGCGGCGCGCTGTTCATCGAGCGCGACCGGCTGCGGGCGCTGCCGCAGACGGTCGCGAAGATCGCCGGCGCACTGCGCGAGGGCACGGCGGTCGTCGCCTTCCCCGAGGGCAGCACGTGGTGCGGCAAGGCCCAGGGCCACTTCCGCCGGGCGGTGTTCCAGGCCGCGCTGGACGCCGGGGTCCCCGTCCAGCCGGTGCACCTGCACTACCGGCTCACCGGGGGAGCGGCCAGCACGGCGCCCGCCTTCGTCGGCGAGGACTCCCTGCTCACGTCGGTGTGGCGGGTGGTGTCGGCCCGCGGGCTGGTGGCGGAGGTCAAGGTACGGGACGCGATAGCACCGGGCAGCCACCCGGACCGGCGGGCCCTGGCACGGGCGGCCCAGCCGCCCCTGCGGGGGGCGCATCAGCCGTAG
- a CDS encoding GNAT family N-acetyltransferase: protein MTGVSTIERPPLPATPTRYTVTLARDEDDVRAAQRLRHDVFAGELGALLSSPQPGLDVDPFDAYCDHLLVRDTLTGQVVGTYRLLPPERAAIAGRLYSESEFDLSPLDAIRPGLVEVGRSCVHPDHRDGAVISLIWAGIARYMVDRGHDWLAGCCSIPLSDGGTLAAGTWDRVRTKHLAPEEFRVRPLLPWSAEGVARPADRTELPPLLRGYVRLGAWVCGEPAHDPDFGVADLYVLLSMRRINQRYLRHFLSLVPA from the coding sequence ATGACCGGCGTTTCCACCATCGAACGTCCCCCGCTCCCCGCCACACCCACCCGCTACACCGTCACCCTCGCCCGTGACGAGGACGACGTACGAGCCGCGCAGCGCCTGCGGCACGACGTCTTCGCCGGTGAGCTCGGCGCCCTGCTGTCCTCCCCGCAGCCCGGCCTCGACGTCGACCCCTTCGACGCGTACTGCGACCACCTGCTCGTCCGCGACACGCTCACCGGCCAGGTCGTCGGCACCTACCGGCTGCTGCCGCCGGAACGGGCCGCGATCGCCGGACGCCTGTACTCCGAGAGCGAGTTCGACCTCTCCCCGCTCGACGCGATCCGCCCCGGCCTCGTCGAGGTCGGCCGCTCCTGCGTCCACCCCGACCACCGCGACGGCGCGGTCATCAGCCTCATCTGGGCCGGGATCGCCCGCTACATGGTCGACCGGGGCCACGACTGGCTGGCCGGCTGCTGCTCCATCCCGCTCTCCGACGGCGGCACACTCGCCGCCGGTACCTGGGACCGCGTCCGGACGAAGCACCTGGCCCCGGAGGAGTTCCGGGTGCGTCCGCTGCTGCCCTGGTCCGCCGAGGGAGTGGCCCGGCCCGCCGACCGCACCGAGCTGCCCCCGCTCCTGCGCGGCTACGTCCGCCTCGGCGCCTGGGTCTGCGGGGAGCCCGCCCACGACCCGGACTTCGGGGTCGCCGACCTGTACGTACTGCTGTCGATGCGCCGGATCAACCAGCGCTATCTGCGGCACTTCCTCTCCCTCGTCCCGGCCTGA
- a CDS encoding succinate dehydrogenase/fumarate reductase iron-sulfur subunit — protein MKLTLRVWRQRDADADGAMSTYEVDGISADMSFLEMLDTLNEELILKGDDPVAFDHDCREGICGACSLVINGDAHGPERTTTCQLHMRSFTDGDTIDVEPWRAAAFPVVKDLVVDRSAFDRIIQAGGYVTAPTGAAPEAHATPVPKPDADFAFEHAECIGCGACVAACPNGAAMLFTSAKVNHLNVLPQGAPERETRVLDMVAQMDEEGFGGCTLAGECATACPKGIPLVSITGMNKEWLRATRKVSGR, from the coding sequence ATGAAGCTCACCCTGCGCGTCTGGCGGCAGCGCGACGCCGACGCCGACGGCGCCATGTCCACGTACGAGGTGGACGGCATCTCGGCCGACATGTCCTTCCTGGAGATGCTCGACACCCTCAACGAGGAACTCATCCTCAAGGGCGACGACCCGGTCGCCTTCGACCACGACTGCCGAGAGGGCATCTGCGGTGCCTGCTCGCTCGTCATCAACGGCGACGCGCACGGACCCGAACGCACCACCACCTGCCAGCTCCACATGCGGTCCTTCACGGACGGCGACACCATCGACGTCGAACCGTGGCGCGCCGCCGCCTTCCCGGTGGTGAAGGACCTGGTCGTGGACCGGTCCGCCTTCGACCGGATCATCCAGGCCGGCGGCTATGTCACCGCCCCGACCGGCGCCGCCCCCGAGGCCCACGCCACCCCCGTACCGAAACCGGACGCCGACTTCGCCTTCGAGCACGCCGAGTGCATCGGCTGCGGCGCCTGTGTGGCCGCCTGCCCGAACGGCGCGGCGATGCTCTTCACCTCCGCCAAGGTCAACCATCTGAACGTGCTGCCGCAGGGGGCGCCCGAGCGGGAGACACGGGTGCTCGACATGGTCGCCCAGATGGACGAGGAGGGCTTCGGCGGCTGCACCCTCGCCGGGGAGTGCGCCACCGCCTGCCCGAAGGGGATCCCACTCGTCTCCATCACCGGGATGAACAAGGAGTGGCTGCGGGCGACGCGCAAAGTGTCCGGACGCTGA
- a CDS encoding fumarate reductase/succinate dehydrogenase flavoprotein subunit, translated as MTAEYTEFTTGGPLVDHKAPVGPVNERWDTRRFEAKLVNPANRRKHTVIVVGTGLAGGSAGATLAEQGYHVVQFCYQDSPRRAHSIAAQGGINAAKNYRNDGDSVHRLFYDTVKGGDFRARESNVHRLAQISVEIIDQCVAQGVPFAREYGGLLDTRSFGGVQVSRTFYARGQTGQQLLLGAYQALSRQIAAGNIEMHARTEMLDLIVVDGRARGIVARDLITGRISSHFADAVVLASGGYGNVFYLSTNAMNSNATAVWRAHRRGAHFANPCFTQIHPTCIPRTGEHQSKLTLMSESLRNDGRIWVPKAKGDRRPANEIPEDERDYYLERIYPSFGNLVPRDIASRAAKNVCDEGRGVGPGGQGVYLDFADAVRRMGRKAVEEKYGNLFDMYARITAEDPYTVPMRIYPAVHYTMGGLWVDYDLQTTVPGLFAIGEANFSDHGANRLGASALMQGLADGYFVLPATINDYLARNPAQHPVDDRHPAVQEVLAETEDRLNLLLSVDGDRTPDSFHRELGELMWEFCGMARSDSGLRKALERIPQIREEFWRRIKVPGTGEEFNQSLEKANRIVDYLELAELMCLDALHRAESCGGHFREESQTPDGEAERRDEEFSYAAAWEFTSAGSAPVLHKEDLVFEYVHPTQRSYA; from the coding sequence ATGACCGCTGAGTACACCGAGTTCACGACCGGTGGGCCCCTCGTCGACCACAAGGCGCCCGTCGGCCCCGTCAACGAGCGCTGGGACACGCGCCGTTTCGAGGCCAAGCTGGTCAACCCCGCCAACCGCCGCAAGCACACCGTCATCGTCGTCGGCACCGGGCTCGCGGGGGGTTCCGCGGGTGCCACGCTCGCCGAACAGGGCTACCACGTCGTCCAGTTCTGCTACCAGGACTCCCCGCGCCGCGCCCACTCGATCGCCGCCCAGGGCGGAATCAACGCGGCGAAGAACTACCGCAACGACGGCGACTCCGTCCACCGCCTGTTCTACGACACCGTCAAGGGCGGCGACTTCCGCGCCCGTGAGTCGAACGTCCACCGGCTGGCCCAGATCTCCGTCGAGATCATCGACCAGTGTGTTGCGCAAGGGGTGCCCTTCGCGCGCGAGTACGGCGGACTGCTCGACACCCGCTCCTTCGGCGGCGTCCAGGTCTCGCGGACCTTCTACGCCCGCGGACAGACCGGACAGCAACTGCTGCTCGGCGCCTACCAGGCCCTGAGCCGGCAGATCGCCGCCGGGAACATCGAGATGCACGCGCGCACCGAGATGCTCGATCTGATCGTCGTCGACGGACGAGCCCGGGGGATCGTCGCCCGGGACCTGATCACCGGGAGGATCTCCAGCCACTTCGCGGACGCCGTCGTCCTCGCCTCCGGCGGCTACGGCAACGTCTTCTACCTCTCGACGAACGCCATGAACTCCAACGCCACCGCCGTCTGGCGGGCGCACCGGCGTGGCGCCCACTTCGCCAACCCCTGCTTCACACAGATCCATCCGACCTGTATCCCACGCACCGGCGAACACCAGTCCAAGCTCACCCTGATGAGCGAGTCGCTGCGCAACGACGGCCGGATCTGGGTGCCGAAGGCCAAGGGCGACCGCCGCCCCGCGAACGAGATCCCCGAGGACGAGCGCGACTACTACCTGGAGCGCATCTACCCCTCCTTCGGCAATCTGGTACCGCGTGACATCGCCTCCCGCGCCGCCAAGAACGTCTGCGACGAGGGGCGGGGCGTCGGACCCGGCGGACAGGGCGTCTACCTCGACTTCGCCGACGCGGTCCGGCGGATGGGGCGGAAGGCGGTCGAGGAGAAGTACGGCAACCTCTTCGACATGTACGCGCGGATCACCGCCGAGGACCCGTACACCGTCCCCATGCGGATCTATCCCGCCGTGCACTACACGATGGGCGGACTCTGGGTCGACTACGACCTGCAGACCACCGTCCCCGGCCTGTTCGCGATCGGCGAGGCCAACTTCTCCGACCACGGCGCGAACCGGCTCGGCGCCTCCGCACTGATGCAGGGCCTCGCCGACGGCTACTTCGTCCTCCCGGCCACCATCAACGACTACCTGGCCCGCAACCCCGCCCAGCACCCCGTCGACGACCGACACCCCGCCGTACAGGAGGTGCTGGCGGAGACCGAGGACCGGCTGAACCTGCTGCTGTCCGTCGACGGCGACCGCACCCCCGACTCCTTCCACCGTGAACTCGGCGAACTGATGTGGGAGTTCTGCGGAATGGCCCGCAGCGACAGCGGGCTGCGCAAGGCTCTCGAACGCATCCCGCAGATCCGCGAGGAGTTCTGGCGGCGGATCAAGGTCCCCGGCACCGGCGAGGAGTTCAACCAGTCGCTGGAGAAGGCCAACCGGATCGTCGACTACCTGGAACTCGCCGAGCTGATGTGCCTCGACGCCCTGCACCGCGCCGAGTCCTGCGGCGGCCACTTCCGCGAGGAGTCCCAGACCCCCGACGGCGAGGCGGAGCGCAGGGACGAGGAGTTCTCGTACGCCGCCGCCTGGGAGTTCACAAGTGCGGGCTCAGCCCCCGTCCTCCACAAGGAAGACCTCGTCTTCGAGTACGTCCACCCCACCCAGCGGAGCTACGCATGA
- a CDS encoding succinate dehydrogenase, with translation MARTVWDSSVGKKTVMAVSGLIMLLYLVVHMIGNLKIFFGPGEFNHYAHWLRTVGEPFMHYEWTLWLIRVVLVAAVVAHATSAYQLSRRDLRARPSKYVHRKARTSYATRTMRWGGTILGLFIVWHVLDLTTGTVHSGGFQPGHPYQNVVDTFSTWYGNVIYIVAMLALGLHIRHGFWSAAQTLGVGSRTRDRALKTVADVLALLLTAGFLAVPVGVMTGVVN, from the coding sequence ATGGCACGCACGGTGTGGGACAGCTCCGTCGGCAAGAAGACCGTGATGGCCGTGAGCGGTCTGATCATGCTGCTGTATCTCGTCGTCCACATGATCGGCAACCTGAAGATCTTCTTCGGTCCCGGCGAGTTCAACCACTACGCCCACTGGCTGCGCACGGTCGGCGAGCCCTTCATGCACTACGAGTGGACGCTCTGGCTCATCCGCGTCGTGCTCGTGGCCGCCGTCGTCGCCCACGCCACCTCCGCCTACCAGCTCAGCCGCCGCGACCTCCGGGCCCGGCCGAGCAAGTACGTCCACAGGAAGGCGCGGACGAGCTACGCGACGCGCACCATGCGCTGGGGCGGGACCATTCTCGGCCTCTTCATCGTCTGGCACGTCCTCGACCTGACCACCGGCACCGTCCACTCGGGCGGCTTCCAGCCGGGCCATCCCTACCAGAACGTCGTCGACACCTTCTCCACCTGGTACGGCAACGTCATCTACATCGTCGCGATGCTCGCCCTCGGCCTGCACATCCGGCACGGATTCTGGAGCGCCGCCCAGACCCTCGGCGTCGGCAGCCGCACCCGCGACCGCGCCCTCAAGACCGTCGCCGACGTCCTCGCACTGCTGCTCACGGCCGGTTTCCTCGCCGTCCCCGTGGGCGTCATGACCGGAGTGGTGAACTGA
- a CDS encoding LysR family transcriptional regulator produces the protein MQFQQLQYFVAVAETRHFTRAADLVHVAQPSLSQQIKSLERELGAELFLRARGNITLTDAGEALLPLARRILADADTARHEVQELVQLRAGRIRLGATPSLCTGLLPDVLRAFHDRYPGIRLLIEEGGSHDLVRELARGALDLALVVLPLPTPSPALTTLEVLREDLVVVSSPDAPAPGRGRRTVRVADLAGERLVMFRHGYDLRELTVAACRAEGFEPDFAVEGGEMDAVLGFVRAGLGVAVVPRMVASRSGRGLRVTPLARPGLFRVIALAHRSDVAPPRAAREFQRMLLER, from the coding sequence ATGCAGTTCCAGCAGCTCCAGTACTTCGTGGCGGTCGCCGAGACCCGGCACTTCACCCGCGCCGCGGATCTCGTCCATGTCGCGCAGCCGTCGCTCTCCCAGCAGATCAAGTCGCTGGAACGGGAGTTGGGGGCCGAACTGTTCCTGCGGGCGCGCGGCAACATCACGCTCACGGACGCCGGCGAGGCACTCCTCCCGCTGGCCCGGCGCATTCTGGCCGACGCGGACACGGCCCGGCACGAGGTGCAGGAGCTGGTGCAGCTCCGGGCCGGCCGGATCCGGCTGGGCGCGACCCCGAGCCTTTGCACGGGTCTGCTGCCGGACGTGCTGCGCGCCTTCCACGACCGCTATCCCGGTATCCGGCTGCTGATCGAGGAGGGCGGCTCGCACGACCTCGTACGGGAGCTGGCGCGCGGCGCCCTGGACCTGGCCCTGGTCGTCCTCCCGCTGCCGACACCGTCCCCGGCGCTGACCACGCTGGAGGTCCTGCGCGAGGACCTGGTGGTGGTGTCGTCCCCGGATGCGCCCGCCCCCGGCCGGGGCCGGCGGACCGTCCGCGTCGCCGACCTGGCGGGCGAACGCCTGGTGATGTTCCGGCACGGCTACGACCTGCGCGAACTGACCGTGGCCGCGTGCCGCGCCGAGGGCTTCGAACCGGACTTCGCGGTGGAGGGCGGTGAGATGGACGCGGTGCTGGGGTTTGTGCGGGCGGGGTTGGGCGTGGCCGTCGTGCCGCGCATGGTGGCGAGCCGGTCGGGGCGCGGGCTACGGGTGACTCCGTTGGCTCGGCCGGGGTTGTTCCGGGTGATCGCGCTGGCGCACCGGAGTGATGTGGCTCCGCCTCGGGCGGCTCGGGAGTTTCAGCGGATGTTGCTTGAACGGTGA
- a CDS encoding putative bifunctional diguanylate cyclase/phosphodiesterase: MTAEPDGPQDRLRRFVTIWSRAVYQVTSTSLTRVEFEEQLLPLAGRLSEALRARTFDAEEGRAVGAALVSAHCTDPEALSRSLDCVDAYLVLYCGEDGPQEDLRNRSSRLQHAMAAGYAGALRDRTLAEQEAIAWAAQSARSAVAEALHDSEARFRAVFEGAAIGIGIADLDGNILQINGALQRMFGGSEQTVRGRRVTDWTHPDDAPQVWKLYEELVRGEREHYHVEKAFYRPDGTVLWTNLTVSLLRDADGHPQYQLALMEDTTERRLLNLRLRYEATHDALTGLPNRTLFFERLEKAVSAGAGQRFGLCYLDLDGFKTINDSLGHAAGDRLLVEVADRLQSCATAPGEMVARLGGDEFVALTTGPDTEAEVDELAARIMHALIAPVSVDGRELTVRGSIGIVEGPAGERGPAEVLRSADITMYRAKSAGGNRFELADPEADLKAITRHGLTTALPAALDRSEFFIEYQPLVHLGDGSVRGAEALVRWLHPQHGVLGPDRFIPLAEHTGLIVPLGRWVLEQSVRQARDWQEQYGGHPAGGPLRINVNLSPCQLTHPGLVQDTVDILERAGLEPQALCLEVTESALIGADDDLLKPLRRLAEMGVDIALDDFGTGYSNLANLRRLPVSILKLDRSFTQGMQQFPADPVDLKIVEGIVSLAHSLNLTVTVEGVETGAQAEQLRILGCDTAQGWYYARPGPPERLHDLALADATG, from the coding sequence GTGACCGCCGAGCCGGACGGCCCCCAGGACAGACTGCGCAGGTTCGTCACCATCTGGAGCCGGGCGGTCTACCAGGTGACCTCCACGTCGCTCACCCGGGTCGAGTTCGAGGAGCAACTCCTGCCGCTCGCCGGGCGGTTGAGTGAGGCGCTGCGGGCCAGGACGTTCGACGCCGAGGAGGGCCGGGCGGTCGGCGCCGCGCTGGTCTCCGCGCACTGCACCGACCCCGAGGCGCTCAGCCGCTCGCTCGACTGCGTGGACGCCTACCTGGTGCTGTACTGCGGCGAGGACGGCCCGCAGGAGGACCTGCGCAACCGTTCGTCGAGGCTCCAGCACGCCATGGCCGCCGGATACGCCGGCGCGCTGCGCGACCGGACGCTGGCCGAGCAGGAGGCGATCGCATGGGCCGCGCAGAGCGCGCGCAGCGCGGTCGCCGAGGCGCTGCACGACAGCGAGGCCCGCTTCCGGGCGGTCTTCGAGGGCGCGGCCATAGGCATCGGCATCGCCGACCTCGACGGGAACATCCTGCAGATAAACGGCGCGTTGCAACGCATGTTCGGCGGCTCGGAGCAGACCGTACGAGGCCGCAGGGTCACCGACTGGACCCACCCGGACGACGCCCCTCAGGTCTGGAAGCTGTACGAGGAACTCGTCCGCGGCGAGCGCGAGCACTACCACGTCGAGAAGGCGTTCTACCGCCCCGACGGGACGGTCCTGTGGACCAACCTCACGGTCTCCCTGCTCCGGGACGCCGACGGCCACCCGCAGTACCAGCTGGCCCTGATGGAGGACACCACCGAGCGCCGGCTCCTCAACCTGCGGCTGCGGTACGAGGCCACGCACGACGCGCTCACCGGGCTGCCCAACCGCACGCTGTTCTTCGAACGCCTGGAGAAGGCGGTGTCGGCGGGCGCCGGCCAGCGCTTCGGCCTGTGCTACCTCGACCTCGACGGCTTCAAGACCATCAACGACAGCCTCGGCCACGCGGCCGGCGACCGGCTGCTCGTCGAGGTCGCCGACCGGCTGCAGTCCTGTGCGACCGCGCCGGGCGAGATGGTGGCCAGGCTGGGCGGCGACGAGTTCGTGGCGCTGACCACCGGCCCCGACACCGAGGCCGAGGTCGACGAGCTCGCCGCCCGCATCATGCACGCGCTGATCGCCCCGGTCAGCGTCGACGGCCGTGAGCTGACCGTGCGCGGCAGTATCGGCATCGTCGAGGGGCCGGCGGGGGAGCGCGGCCCGGCGGAAGTGCTGCGCAGCGCCGACATCACCATGTACCGGGCGAAATCGGCGGGCGGCAACCGCTTCGAACTGGCCGACCCCGAGGCCGACTTGAAGGCGATCACCCGCCACGGGCTCACCACGGCACTGCCGGCGGCCCTGGATCGCAGCGAGTTCTTCATCGAGTACCAGCCGCTGGTCCACCTCGGCGACGGCAGTGTCCGCGGCGCCGAGGCCCTGGTGCGCTGGCTGCATCCGCAGCACGGCGTGCTCGGCCCCGACCGCTTCATCCCGCTCGCCGAACACACCGGCCTGATCGTCCCGCTCGGCCGCTGGGTCCTGGAACAGTCGGTGCGCCAGGCCCGTGACTGGCAGGAACAGTACGGCGGACACCCGGCCGGCGGCCCCCTGCGTATCAACGTCAACCTGTCCCCATGCCAGCTCACCCACCCCGGCCTGGTGCAGGACACGGTCGACATCCTGGAACGCGCGGGCCTGGAGCCCCAGGCGCTGTGTCTGGAGGTGACGGAGTCGGCGCTGATCGGCGCCGACGACGACCTCCTCAAGCCTCTGCGCCGCCTCGCCGAGATGGGCGTCGACATCGCCCTGGACGACTTCGGCACCGGCTACTCGAACCTCGCCAACCTGCGCCGCCTCCCGGTGAGCATCCTCAAGCTCGACCGTTCCTTCACCCAGGGGATGCAGCAGTTCCCGGCGGACCCCGTCGACCTCAAGATCGTCGAAGGGATCGTCTCCCTCGCCCACAGCCTGAACCTCACGGTCACGGTCGAGGGCGTGGAAACGGGCGCCCAGGCAGAGCAACTCCGCATACTGGGCTGCGACACGGCCCAGGGCTGGTACTACGCCCGCCCGGGCCCCCCGGAACGCCTCCACGACCTGGCACTGGCGGACGCGACGGGCTGA